One window from the genome of Microbulbifer pacificus encodes:
- a CDS encoding TIGR04219 family outer membrane beta-barrel protein yields the protein MKKITLAICAALASAGASADTILGFDATAGLWKPAYSGAIGVDSYNVDEFTLAEDNVTFLQVALEHPVPLIPNILLAHSKIETNGAAMLSESVTFGDETFLVGSDVNADINLTHTDATLYYEILDNWVNLDLGLTARQYRGELSVTSDQQAENIELSGVLPMVYGVARFDLPFTGWSIIAQGNGTGYKGDSHTDLTAKIRWDFVPALDFALEAGYRSMTLDIKELDALQSDLEIKGPYLGLSLHL from the coding sequence ATGAAAAAAATTACTCTGGCTATCTGCGCCGCACTGGCTTCCGCCGGTGCCAGTGCCGACACCATTCTCGGTTTTGATGCTACCGCCGGCCTATGGAAACCCGCCTATAGCGGCGCTATCGGTGTCGACAGCTACAACGTCGATGAATTCACCCTGGCGGAAGATAACGTGACCTTCCTGCAAGTCGCGCTGGAACACCCGGTGCCGCTTATCCCCAACATCCTGCTGGCGCACAGCAAGATCGAAACCAACGGTGCCGCCATGCTGAGCGAAAGCGTCACCTTCGGCGACGAGACCTTTCTGGTTGGCTCCGACGTGAATGCAGACATCAACCTGACGCATACCGACGCCACGCTCTATTACGAGATTCTGGACAACTGGGTAAATCTGGATCTGGGTCTCACCGCCCGTCAGTATCGTGGCGAACTGTCCGTGACCAGCGACCAGCAAGCCGAAAACATCGAACTCTCCGGTGTATTGCCCATGGTGTACGGCGTGGCCCGCTTTGATCTGCCCTTCACCGGCTGGTCCATCATTGCCCAGGGCAATGGCACTGGCTACAAGGGCGACAGCCACACCGACCTCACAGCAAAAATCCGCTGGGATTTCGTACCCGCGCTGGATTTCGCGCTGGAAGCCGGTTATCGCTCCATGACCCTGGATATCAAGGAACTGGATGCACTGCAGAGCGATCTGGAAATCAAGGGTCCCTATCTGGGCCTGAGCCTGCACCTGTAA